Proteins encoded in a region of the Nocardia asteroides genome:
- a CDS encoding DUF6098 family protein, which produces MGGEDADNTERNRSPRPRSVSTADDLPRSSVRQGRQVGGTELPTLRRLTEIARLIERTDSTVYLRYSHGPDRDREAGGSRDYEADHDMPGLSVSTIEPEDWWTRTPVEWIARRIRQYADLGAEQDRYAWLLTGQVAGAGPDHEPLLTGIKPLARLSPDVIAEAARLYHERFHVGRDSTQETHS; this is translated from the coding sequence ATGGGCGGCGAAGACGCTGACAACACCGAACGGAACCGCTCCCCTCGTCCGCGCTCGGTTTCCACGGCCGACGACCTCCCCCGGTCTTCGGTGCGGCAGGGCCGGCAAGTCGGTGGGACCGAACTGCCCACCCTGCGGCGGCTGACCGAAATCGCTCGGCTCATCGAGCGCACGGACTCGACGGTATATCTGCGTTACTCCCACGGCCCGGACCGGGACCGTGAGGCAGGTGGAAGCCGCGACTACGAGGCCGACCACGACATGCCCGGTCTCTCGGTCAGCACCATCGAGCCCGAGGATTGGTGGACGCGCACGCCCGTGGAGTGGATCGCGCGCAGGATTCGGCAGTACGCCGACCTGGGCGCGGAACAAGACCGTTATGCGTGGCTGTTGACCGGCCAGGTCGCCGGGGCCGGACCCGATCACGAACCTCTGCTAACCGGTATCAAGCCCCTGGCTCGATTGAGTCCCGATGTGATCGCCGAAGCCGCCCGGCTCTACCACGAACGGTTCCACGTCGGTCGCGACTCCACCCAGGAAACCCATTCGTAG